A region of Bos javanicus breed banteng chromosome 17, ARS-OSU_banteng_1.0, whole genome shotgun sequence DNA encodes the following proteins:
- the GNB1L gene encoding guanine nucleotide-binding protein subunit beta-like protein 1 isoform X2: MVTGVAGEHMAAPVPNPQFVLRGARSAVHALHFCHGAQGHPLLLSGSLRGLVHVWSLQTRRPLAALDGHGGQCVTWLHTLPQGPQLLSQGRDLQLCVWDLAEGRNAVVDAVHLESVGFCRASVLAEGPQRWMLAVPGRGSDEVQVLELPSKTSVSCLKPEAGARLGMPMCLQLWQAESSPRPLLLAGYEDGSLALWDISTRKVCSRVACHSEPVMALALDPRRARGVSGSAEKVLAVWSLEGQQALQVRGTHELINPGIADLKIRPDSKILATAGWDHRVRVFQWRTMKPLAVLAFHSATVHCVAFNTTGLLAAGSGDQRISIWSLYPPT, encoded by the exons GCGAGCACATGGCAGCCCCCGTGCCCAACCCCCAGTTCGTCCTACGCGGTGCCCGCTCGGCTGTGCACGCGCTGCACTTCTGCCACGGAGCCCAGGGACACCCGCTGCTCCTCTCGGG GTCGCTGCGTGGGCTGGTGCACGTCTGGAGCCTGCAGACGCGGAGGCCACTCGCTGCCCTGGATGGCCACGGGGGCCAGTGTGTGACCTGGCTGCACACACTGCCCCAGGGACCCCAGCTGCTCAG CCAGGGCCGCGACCTGCAGCTGTGCGTGTGGGACCTGGCGGAAGGCAGGAACGCTGTGGTGGACGCCGTGCACCTGGAGAGCGTGGGCTTCTGCAGGGCCTCCGTCCTGGCCGAGGGCCCGCAGCGCTGGATGCTGGCAGTGCCTGGGAGGGGCAGTGACGAG GTCCAAGTTCTGGAGCTGCCGTCCAAGACGTCAGTGAGCTGCCTGAAGCCCGAGGCGGGGGCCAGGCTGGGCATGCCCATGTGCCTGCAGCTCTGGCAG GCCGAGTCCAGCCCCCGCCCGCTGCTCCTGGCCGGTTACGAAGACGGCTCGCTGGCCCTGTGGGACATCTCCACGCGGAAGGTGTGCAGCCGTGTCGCCTGCCACTCGGAGCCCGTCATGGCCCTGGCCTTGGACCCGCGGAGGGCCAGGGGCGTGTCGGGCTCTGCGGAGAAGGTGCTGGCCGTCTGGAGCCTGGAGGGGCAGCAGGCACTGCAG GTGCGTGGGACCCACGAGCTCATCAATCCCGGGATCGCCGACCTCAAGATCCGGCCAGACAGCAAGATCCTGGCCACTGCGGGCTGGGACCACCGTGTCCGCGTGTTTCAGTGGCGGACGATGAAGCCGCTGGCCGTGCTGGCCTTCCACAGCGCCACCGTCCACTGCGTGGCCTTCAACACCACGGGCCTGCTGGCTGCGGGCTCCGGGGACCAGCGCATCAGCATCTGGTCGCTCTACCCGCCCACGTGA
- the GNB1L gene encoding guanine nucleotide-binding protein subunit beta-like protein 1 isoform X3 — MQTGSEHMAAPVPNPQFVLRGARSAVHALHFCHGAQGHPLLLSGSLRGLVHVWSLQTRRPLAALDGHGGQCVTWLHTLPQGPQLLSQGRDLQLCVWDLAEGRNAVVDAVHLESVGFCRASVLAEGPQRWMLAVPGRGSDEVQVLELPSKTSVSCLKPEAGARLGMPMCLQLWQAESSPRPLLLAGYEDGSLALWDISTRKVCSRVACHSEPVMALALDPRRARGVSGSAEKVLAVWSLEGQQALQVRGTHELINPGIADLKIRPDSKILATAGWDHRVRVFQWRTMKPLAVLAFHSATVHCVAFNTTGLLAAGSGDQRISIWSLYPPT, encoded by the exons GCGAGCACATGGCAGCCCCCGTGCCCAACCCCCAGTTCGTCCTACGCGGTGCCCGCTCGGCTGTGCACGCGCTGCACTTCTGCCACGGAGCCCAGGGACACCCGCTGCTCCTCTCGGG GTCGCTGCGTGGGCTGGTGCACGTCTGGAGCCTGCAGACGCGGAGGCCACTCGCTGCCCTGGATGGCCACGGGGGCCAGTGTGTGACCTGGCTGCACACACTGCCCCAGGGACCCCAGCTGCTCAG CCAGGGCCGCGACCTGCAGCTGTGCGTGTGGGACCTGGCGGAAGGCAGGAACGCTGTGGTGGACGCCGTGCACCTGGAGAGCGTGGGCTTCTGCAGGGCCTCCGTCCTGGCCGAGGGCCCGCAGCGCTGGATGCTGGCAGTGCCTGGGAGGGGCAGTGACGAG GTCCAAGTTCTGGAGCTGCCGTCCAAGACGTCAGTGAGCTGCCTGAAGCCCGAGGCGGGGGCCAGGCTGGGCATGCCCATGTGCCTGCAGCTCTGGCAG GCCGAGTCCAGCCCCCGCCCGCTGCTCCTGGCCGGTTACGAAGACGGCTCGCTGGCCCTGTGGGACATCTCCACGCGGAAGGTGTGCAGCCGTGTCGCCTGCCACTCGGAGCCCGTCATGGCCCTGGCCTTGGACCCGCGGAGGGCCAGGGGCGTGTCGGGCTCTGCGGAGAAGGTGCTGGCCGTCTGGAGCCTGGAGGGGCAGCAGGCACTGCAG GTGCGTGGGACCCACGAGCTCATCAATCCCGGGATCGCCGACCTCAAGATCCGGCCAGACAGCAAGATCCTGGCCACTGCGGGCTGGGACCACCGTGTCCGCGTGTTTCAGTGGCGGACGATGAAGCCGCTGGCCGTGCTGGCCTTCCACAGCGCCACCGTCCACTGCGTGGCCTTCAACACCACGGGCCTGCTGGCTGCGGGCTCCGGGGACCAGCGCATCAGCATCTGGTCGCTCTACCCGCCCACGTGA
- the GNB1L gene encoding guanine nucleotide-binding protein subunit beta-like protein 1 isoform X4, with protein MAAPVPNPQFVLRGARSAVHALHFCHGAQGHPLLLSGSLRGLVHVWSLQTRRPLAALDGHGGQCVTWLHTLPQGPQLLSQGRDLQLCVWDLAEGRNAVVDAVHLESVGFCRASVLAEGPQRWMLAVPGRGSDEVQVLELPSKTSVSCLKPEAGARLGMPMCLQLWQAESSPRPLLLAGYEDGSLALWDISTRKVCSRVACHSEPVMALALDPRRARGVSGSAEKVLAVWSLEGQQALQVRGTHELINPGIADLKIRPDSKILATAGWDHRVRVFQWRTMKPLAVLAFHSATVHCVAFNTTGLLAAGSGDQRISIWSLYPPT; from the exons ATGGCAGCCCCCGTGCCCAACCCCCAGTTCGTCCTACGCGGTGCCCGCTCGGCTGTGCACGCGCTGCACTTCTGCCACGGAGCCCAGGGACACCCGCTGCTCCTCTCGGG GTCGCTGCGTGGGCTGGTGCACGTCTGGAGCCTGCAGACGCGGAGGCCACTCGCTGCCCTGGATGGCCACGGGGGCCAGTGTGTGACCTGGCTGCACACACTGCCCCAGGGACCCCAGCTGCTCAG CCAGGGCCGCGACCTGCAGCTGTGCGTGTGGGACCTGGCGGAAGGCAGGAACGCTGTGGTGGACGCCGTGCACCTGGAGAGCGTGGGCTTCTGCAGGGCCTCCGTCCTGGCCGAGGGCCCGCAGCGCTGGATGCTGGCAGTGCCTGGGAGGGGCAGTGACGAG GTCCAAGTTCTGGAGCTGCCGTCCAAGACGTCAGTGAGCTGCCTGAAGCCCGAGGCGGGGGCCAGGCTGGGCATGCCCATGTGCCTGCAGCTCTGGCAG GCCGAGTCCAGCCCCCGCCCGCTGCTCCTGGCCGGTTACGAAGACGGCTCGCTGGCCCTGTGGGACATCTCCACGCGGAAGGTGTGCAGCCGTGTCGCCTGCCACTCGGAGCCCGTCATGGCCCTGGCCTTGGACCCGCGGAGGGCCAGGGGCGTGTCGGGCTCTGCGGAGAAGGTGCTGGCCGTCTGGAGCCTGGAGGGGCAGCAGGCACTGCAG GTGCGTGGGACCCACGAGCTCATCAATCCCGGGATCGCCGACCTCAAGATCCGGCCAGACAGCAAGATCCTGGCCACTGCGGGCTGGGACCACCGTGTCCGCGTGTTTCAGTGGCGGACGATGAAGCCGCTGGCCGTGCTGGCCTTCCACAGCGCCACCGTCCACTGCGTGGCCTTCAACACCACGGGCCTGCTGGCTGCGGGCTCCGGGGACCAGCGCATCAGCATCTGGTCGCTCTACCCGCCCACGTGA